The nucleotide sequence GACGTTGCCCTGCCAACCGCGGCGTTGCACTTTGCTCTGGGCCATCCGGTGGTGGCGAGCGTTGTGCTGGGCGGCCAGAGTCCCCAGGAGGTTGAGCGCAATGTCGCCGCGCTGTCCAGCAAGGTGCCAACCGCGCTTTGGGCAGATCTGAAGGCCGAGCGTCTGCTGGATGCGGAAGCGCCCGTTCCGTTGTCGGTAGCCGGCTGATGCGGATCGATGCGCATCAGCATCTGTGGACACTCGCTCGCGGCGATTATGGCTGGCTGACGCCCGCGCTCGCACCGATCCATCGCGACTTTTCCCTTGCGGACCTGGCGCCGCACCTCGCTGCCGCTGACATCAAGGGGACGATTCTGGTGCAGGCTGCCCCGACCGAGGCGGAAACCATGTTTCTGCTCGACATCGCGGCGAAGGCGCAGGTGGTGCGGGGCGTGGTCGGCTGGACGGATTTTGACGTCGCCGACGGCGCGGCGCGCATTGATGCACTCGCCGCGCACAAGCTCCTGGTTGGGTTGCGGCCGATGGTGCAGGACATTCCCGACGACGATTGGCTGCTCCGCCCAGCCTTGGCGCCGCTGTTAGCGGCCATGGCCCGAAACGGACTGGTGTTCGACGCCCTGGTGCTGCCGCGCCATTTGCCGCGACTGCTGCGGCTGGTCGACGATCATCCCGACATGCAGTTTGTGCTCGACCATTGCGCCAAGCCCCGGCTTGCGACCGGAGAGATAGCAGATTGGCATCGCGATATCGCGCTGCTTGCTGAACGCCCCAACATCGTCTGCAAGCTATCGGGATTGGCGACAGAGGCCGCAGCGGACTGGCAAATTGCGGATCTACGGAAGGCGGTGGATCATGTCGTGGCATGCTTCGGGCCGCATCGCCTGCTATGGGGAAGCGACTGGCCGGTGGTCAATCTGGCGGGCGGTTATGAAAAATGGTTTGTCGCCGCCGAAGCCCTGCTGGCTGATCTGTCACCGGATGAAAGGGAGGCTATCTTCGGCGCCAACGCTGCGCGCATCTATCTCTCAAGCCGAGGACGGAATGTTGAGGCCATTGATCGCCTGGCTACTTTCCCGCGCCGGTGGTCAAACCGCTGACGATATAACGTTCAACAAGTATCCCGACGATGACGAGCGGAGCGATGACGCCGTCGACAGCGCCGCCATTGACCACCAGTTGATGCCCTGCGAGCCGGTTTGATGACGCAAAGGTTTCGTTTTCTTCACGGCTTTTCCACGGCTCTGTTGTTTCGCCAAGCTAGGTCGTGTCGGGGGCGATGACGCCCTTCTTGAAGACGAAACAGCCGTAGAACCGCCGTTCGCCGGTCTGGATCACGCAATAGGCATTCTTCGCACGTTCATAGAAGGCAAATCGCTCGACCGAACCCATCGACAAGGCACGTCCCTGTGTGGCGTCGATTTCCTTCTGGACCTCAAGCTGCACGGGAGGGATCTCGTCGGGCTGACCGACGATTTCCATCCGCAACGCCGGCTTTTCGACAAAGGAGTCGAGCGGCAGGACTGAAAGGACGGCTCGCGCGGCCCGGGCTGCGGTGACATTATCGATCCGCAGGAGGCGGCCCAGCACGGTCTGACGGGCAACCGCGTCGGCTGGGAAATTGGTGTCACAGAGGACGAGATCGTCGCCATGACCCATGGCGCGCAACGCGTAAAGGACGTCGGCATTCAGGATTGGATCGATCGATATCAGCATGCTTTGCCTCCCACAGTCTCTCTTTGGCAGCGGACTGTCTGGCTCAACAATGTGGCCGCATCCGCCTGTCCACCATAGCGCATGATTGAACCGAGGGCCGGCAGCCACGCCTGTGTTCTTCGGTAGATGGTCGTCCTGAAGCACCTTGCAGAGACGACGGACGGCGGACGCAGCGCTCGCCCCGGCAACGCCTCGCAGATATACATAGATACCTTTCTGTTCCAGTGACGTGGTTGTTTAGCAGCGGCATTCCAAGCATCAACCCATCAACCACCAAACCACAATGAGAACAGATCGCCGCAGTTGCGGCGAACCACCGCTGCCTTGGACGGGAATCGTGTGCCTGCGCCGGCATTTGACCAGGATGTCCACAAACCATCTCTCGATGGCCAGTCCTTATCTGACGAAGCCACTGGCTTACCCGAACTATTATGGCGTCGCCGCTGAGCAAACGATCGATTCACCATTCCTGCGATCAATTCGGCGTCACCGTCGAGGAGCAAGAGCGGAAGTCTGACACGCAACAGAAATCCCGGGTGGACATCATTACGACCTTGCATTGTATTGATCGCAAACACTGACAGTCCTTCGTCGGGGCGGAACGCGGTCACGGCTGCTTTTCATCGCGATCATCCGGTTCGGCACAAACAGAGGCCTCTGAAAACGGAGCGTAGCGCCGCTTCATGCGGCAGTGGCCAGATGCAAGGAAAAGCAATCGACAAAAACGCGAGTACCGGTCTCCTGCCAGCGTCAGCTCTGGGTCGTTGTAACGATCTGATCTGCCGTAGCGTCCTTTCGCAAGGCAAGGGTCAGGTTCGCTTGAAGGAAAAAAGCAATGGCGACCACAATTGGCAACCTGATCACCCTCGATGGGGAATTCACCGATTGGCAGCCGAGCAGCACCGTCGAGAGGCCAACAAACACCGTCGCTGAGTATCAGATCTACGGGTCCCTCGTCGACGATGCGGCGCTCGGCAAGAACTATGTGCTCGGCATCAACGCGACGGTGGCAACGGATCCAGCGATCGCCGCCTTTACCTTCATCTATCTCAACACCGATCAAAGCACGGCGACCGGTTATACGCCGTTCGGCAGCGTGGGCGCCGAGTACTACGTGCAGTTCCTCCCGGACGCAAACAGCGTGCTTCAGCCCTATCTTTACTCGGTGACATCTGCCGGCGCCGCGACCCTGCTCAACGACGGTGCGCCGCTTAATTTCGGCATCTCCAGTGATGGCAAGAGTGTTGAAGTAGCGATCCCGCAGGCGTTACTGACGCCACCCGCGGGTACCGCACCCACCTCGATCAATTTCGCCGCCCTGATCAACAACGGCGCGGCGGCGCTGCCGGCCGACTTCAGCAACAGTCCGCAATACACCATCACCGATCCATCGACGCTGGTCGCCGTCGACCACACGATCAAGAAGGTCGGCATCGTTTATTCCGCGACGACGGCCGCATTGTATTTTGGCGGCGGATCGGTAGGAGAAACAGCCTATGCCGATTTGTTCATGGCGGCGCAGCATCAGGCCGAAGCTGCCGGCGTCTCCTATGATCTCTTGACCGAGGCCGACCTCACCAATGTTGCCAAGCTCTCGCAGTACAGTGCGCTGATCTTCCCCAGTATGGAGAATGTCCAATCGACCCAGGTCGCCTCGATCGTCAGCGCCTTGAGCCACGTGGTCTACGACTATCACGTGCCGATTATCACGGCGGGCAACTTCCTGACCAATGATGAGAGCGGCGCGCCGCTGCAAGGCAATTCGTACGCCAACATGCAGGCACTGCTGAACGTGACGCTCGGCGGGTTCGGTACGGCGACCTATTCGGTCACGGCAGATCCCCAGGCGCTCGCCAATAACAACCCGGTGGTGGCCGGCTACGCGGCCGGCGAACTCATCGGCGGGGCCAGCGGCGAGTTCGCAGGGACGACGGCAGGCTACTACAGCAACACCGGATACTTGACGTTTTCGGGTGTCACGCAACCGGCGACCGTGCTGGCCGACATCAACATTCAGGGCGGTGACGTGCTCGCCGGCGTGGTTCAGACGACCACCGGCGGCACCAACACCGTGTTCGCGACCACGGGCCTGCTCGGCGACAGCAACCTGCTCCAGCACGCCATCCAGAACGCGGTATTCGGCACGACGCCAAGCCTGGCGCTCAACACCTCCCGCATGACCGGCATCGTCGCCTCGCGCACCGACTTGGATCAGTCGCAGTTCCCCTCCGACGTCTCGCCCGAGGGCGGCCAAGCCGGCATCTACGACGTCATGATCCCGATCCTGCAGCAGTGGAAGCAGCAGTACAATTTTGTCGGCTCCTACTACGTCAACATCGGCGACAATGCCAATCCGGCCAACCAGAATTTCACCAACTGGGCCGTGTCCGCTCCCTATTATCAGGCGATTATTGCCATGGGCAGCGAGATCGGCAGTCATTCCTATACCCACCTGATCAACCCGCCCACCGTCGACGCCAATGGCAATCCGGTGTCGAACTGGGGCGAGAACACCAACACGCTCTACGTCACGCCACCTGCCAACGGTTCGGCGCCGAACTGGACGTTCGACTACGAATTCGGACAATCGAACACGATCCTGCAGCAGCAGCTTGGCATCGCGATTGCCGGAGCCGCCGTGCCCGGCGCCGGCGAGACCGTGACGACCTCCCAGAAGATCCTGCAGTACTACCAGACCGTGGGCGGGCTCACCGGCTACGTCACCGGCGGCTGGACCGGGGCAGGTTCCGGCTATCCCAACGCCTTTGGCTACATCGACGCGACCAATACCGGTTCGGTCTATATCGCACCCAACATCACGTTCGACTTCACTGAGATCCAGTTTCAGAACAAGACACCCGCCGAGGCGCTGGCCGACTGGCAGGCGCTGTTCAATCAGCTCTCGGCCAACTCTCAGGCGCCGATCATCGTTTGGCCGTGGCACGACTATGGCGTGACCAACTGGGCGACCGACGAAACCGGGAGCGCGCCGAACTATACGACCCAGATGTTCACGGATTTCATAGCCTACGCGTACAACGCCGGCTACGAGTTCGTGACGATGGAGACGCTCGCCGCCCGCATCGCCGCGCAGCAGAAGGCGACGCTCTCCGAGACCACCAATGGCAACCTCATCACCGCGACCGTCACGCCGAATCCCACCGCGCCCGATCTCGGCGGGATGGCGTTGAATGTGATCAACGGCGCCACCGGCCAGGTCATTCAGAACGCTGGCACCTGGTATGCTTACGACAGCGACAGTATCTTCCTGCCGTATGGCGGCGGCACCTTCACCGTCACGCTTGGCACAACGCAGGACGATGTCACCCATATCGATGGGCTGCCGATGCGCGCCGACCTGCTATCGGTGACCGGCGACGGCTCGAATCTCGCCTTCGCGATGAAGGGTGACGGCGTCGTCGACGTTCATGTCAAGACGCCCGATGCGAATGTCGTCTCGATCCAGGGGGCCCCCGCGGCCACGCTGATTGGAACCGACCTGTCCCTGCTATTCAATGACGGCGCGCTGGCCATCTCATCGACTTCGTCGCAGGGGGTGCCGGTTCAGCACAACGTGGCGATCTCCGACGGCGCAAATGCGGTTACGTCGAGCGGCGCCGATATCGTCTTCGGCGGCACCGCCAACGACATCATCAACGGCGAGGCCGGAAACGATGCTCTCAACGGCGGCTCCGGGAACGACGCGATCAACGGTGGAACTGACAACGATAGTCTTGCCGGCGGGGCAGGCAATGACACGCTCGACGGCGGCACCGGGACCAATACCGCGGTCTATTCCGGGACCACGATAGACTATAGCTTTATACTGAATACTGACGGCAGCGTCACCGTAACCGACGTGCGTACGGGTTCGCCTGACGGTACGGATACCGACATCAACATCCAAAATTACCGGTTTGGCAACGGGCTGGTGCTGACTCAGGCCATGCTGCCTTTTGCCGTTGTCACCGGTACCGCCGGCAATGACGTTTTGACCGGCTCCGCCGCCGCGAATTCAGGCCAACTCATCCTGGGGCTGGCGGGCAACGACACGCTGACGGCGGGAGCGGGCGGCAATAATACCCTGGACGGCGGCGACGGCAATGACACGCTTCGCGATGCGGGTGCCGCTGCCGCGGCAGGCATTGTCGATACCATGATCGGCGGTGCGGGCAACGATACCTATGTCGTGACGAGGACAAACGACATCATTGTTGAGCAGCTAAATGCCGGCGCCGATACGGTCCGCGTCAGCATTGGCAGCTATCTGCTTCCCGACAACGTGGAGACCCTTGTTTATACGGGAACCACTGGCGTCAACGCTATCGGAAACGGGCTGGACAACACGTTCAGTGGCTTTAGGGGCAGCAGTGTGCTCGACGGCAGCGAGGGCACTGACACCGCCGTGCTGACCGGCTTGCTCGGACAGTACACGGTCACCACGAATCCGGACGGCAGCGTCACGTTTGCCGATACCAGGTCAGGCTCGCCGGACGGGACCACCACATTCAAGAATTTCGAACTTTTCCAGCTCAGTGATGGGCTTACCCTGACAGCGTCACAGCTTACCTCGGCGGCCATTGTTAACGGAACCAGCGGCGACAATGTGCTGACGAGCGCGGTGCCAGGCGCCCTCATTTTTGGGCTCGGAGGCAACGACACCCTGACGGCAAATGCCGCCAATCAGATTCTGGACGGGGGAGCAGGATCAGACATCCTGAACGACAACGGCCAGACCGGGATATTGCTCTTCGGCGGCGCGGGCAATGATACTTACAATGTGACACAGGCAGGGACTGTCGTCACGGAGCTCGCAAATAACGGTACCGACACCCTGCAGACCTCACTTCTAAGCTATCAACTTCCAGGCGGCGTCGAAAGGCTGGTCTACACCGGCAGCGGAAGTTTTGCCGCGACGGCAACCGCTGCTGGCCAAACGATTACTGGCGGAACAGGTGCAGATGCGCTGGGTGACGGTGGCTTCGCCAACGTCACGCTTCGTGGTAATGGCGGCGCAGACACGTTCACTGTAACCAACGCCTCGACCATCGTTAACGAGTCGAGTGGCAGCACGAACTCAACGGTATTGACCACGCTCTCAAGCTACTCATTAGGTGGCAACGTTCAGAACCTGACATTCGCCGGTACTGGCGCCTTCACCGGTAACGGCAATGGTCTGGCGAACACGATGACCGGCGGTACCGGGAACGACACTCTGTCTGGCAGCGGAGGCGCCGACACGCTGATTGGCGGAGCGGGAAACGACAGGCTATCCGGCGGCGGCGCCGCCGATACGTTCGTGTTCGCGCCCGTCAATCCAACCACGACGAACGGCGTCTACGCTGCGGGCTTCGGTCAAGATGTGATCACCGACTTTTCGGCCAACATGAACAATAGCAGCCACGACGTTCTGCTGTTCTCGTCCTCCATGTTTGCCCCCGGTACGACCGCTGCCGCGTTCGTCAATGGTACGGCCCAGAACGCCGCGGGTGGCCTGGTCTCCGTCGTGCAATCGGGTAACAACGTCGTCATCTCCATTGATCCGACAGACACGATCACGTTGAACAATGTATCGCTTTCGGTGCTCAAGAGCGGCGCTGCCGTCGATATTCACTTCGTCTGACTATCGACCAGAGGAAGAGGAAGTGGTGCGCTTACAAGGCGACTATCCCGTGATCCGATCTTCTGACCTCGCGGCCGCATTCCGGGGGTTTCGCGGCGCCGTCTTCGCTGTCTCAGTGATCTCCGGAATCATCAATATGCTGGCGTTGACCGGTTCCATCTACATGCTGCAGATCTATGACCGCGTATTGTCGAGCCACAGCGTGCCAACGCTCGTTTCGCTGTCCGTCCTGATGTTCGTACTGTATGCGTTCTATGGGGCCTTCGACCTGCTGCGCAACCAGGCGTCAGGCCGCGCGGCTATACTGTTCGACCGCCGCATCGCGGGCCCGGTACATGCCGCGGTCGTAAACTTGCCTCTCAAGGGAGCATCAAGGTCGACGGCGCAACAGCCGATGCGCGATGTGGACGTGATCCGTGGCTTTCTAGCTAGCGGTGGTCCGGTCGCCTTCCTCGATCTGCCATGGATGCCTATCTACCTAGCGTTCGTTTTCTTGCTGCACCCGTGGCTTGGCGTGATGTGCCTCTCAGGGATGTTGCTGCTCGTTCTGCTCACCCTCCTGACCGAACGGCTTTCGCGTGAAGAAGTACAGGCGAGTGCGCGTGCGGACGCCGCGCGCAAATCCATCGCCGACGCAAATGTACGAAATGCTGAAACACTACAGGCCATGGGATTCGCCGGACGCGCCATCGACCGGTTCGAGAAGGTCAACGAGAGCTATTTGATGCTGCAGACCAGGGCCAGCGACGTGATCGCGAAACTGACCGCTGTGTCAAAGTTCCTGCGTTTGGGACTGCAATCGGCCATCCTTGGACTGGGTGCATACCTTGCGCTCCGCGGTGAGCTTACCGGCGGCGCCATCATTGCCGCGTCGATAACCTCTTCCCGGGCCTTAGCGCCAGTCGAACAGGCAATCGCGCATTGGCGTGGCTTTTTGGGCGCGCGGCAAAGCTTTGATCGTCTTTCGAAGGCGCTCGTCGGCCTTCCGGCCGCTCGTCGGCCGTTGGTCCTTCCGCCGCCGGTAGAGCGGCTGACGCTGGAGAACGCGACAGTCTGCCTGCCCGGCGTCGACCGGCTGGTCCTCTTCGACGTCAGCTTCGAAATGCTGGGCGGCCAGGCTCTGGCCATAATAGGTCCGAGCGCGGCGGGCAAGTCGTCATTGGCGCGCGCAATTACCGGCGTATGGCCGCTGCAGCGCGGCTCCATCCGTCTCGATGGGGCCGAGCTCGGTGGTTGGTCGCTCGAAGAGCTGGGCCGACATATTGGCTATCTGCCGCAAGATGTGACGCTGTTCGAAGGTACGATCGCAGAAAACATCTGCCGCCTTGAGGAGGAGAAAGATAGCGTCGCGATCATCGCCGCGGCCAGAGCCGCAGGCGTCCATGAGATGATTCTCCGCTTGCCGGATGGCTACGAAACGAATGTCGGCCCCGATGGTTCGGCATTGTCAGCCGGCCAGCGCCAGCGCGTTGCGCTTGCTCGAGCGCTGTTTCGCGATCCATTTCTGGTCGTGCTCGATGAACCGAACTCGAATCTCGACGCCGAGGGCGAGCATGCATTGTCAGCCGCGATCGAGGGGGTTCGAAGGCGTGGCGGCATTGTGCTTGTCGTTGCGCATCGGCCCAGCGCACTAAACGCAGTCGACCATGTCGCCATGCTCAATGCGGGGCGGTTGAGCGCGTTCGGTCCGAGGGACGAGATACTGAAGAAGGTATTGCTCCATCCGGTTCGGACCGCCGTCAGTTCATGAACTATGAAGCAGGAGTAGTTTCGACATGACTGCTTCGGTTGTGGCTCTCAAGAAAAACTTGCAGCCGTCGAGCGCGGGTCGGCTCGCGGTCAGGGCGGCGGATATCGCCGAGGTGCGAAGGCCGCTCATGATCGGCTTGGCCCTTTCCATTGTGATCGCGCTTGCCCTATTCGGCTGGGGGAACGTCGCGGCATTGTCGGGAGCGGTGGTCGCCAACGGGATGGTCGTGGTCGAGGGCAGCAGCAAGAAAGTTCAGCATCCGCAGGGTGGCGTTGTTGGAGAGATTCTCGTGAAGGACGGCAGCCGTGTTTCGGCCGGTGATCTGCTGGTCAGACTGGACGATACACAAGCACGCGCCTCGTTGGGCATTGTCACATCGCAATTGACGGAGCTGCGCGGACGCAAGGCGCGTCTCGCCGCCGAGCGCGACAATGAGCATGAACTGGAATTTCCGCCCGATTTCACTGCGTCGGCACCGGAGGCCGAACGAGTGGCCAGCGGTGAGCGACGCCTATTCCAGGTTCGGCTCGCATCGGCGAACGGGCAGAAGGCGCAGCTCGACGAGCGAATCAAGCAGAACGAGGAGCAAATCAAGGGGCTCATGCAGCAGAGCACGGCCAAGACACGGGAACGTTCGCTGATAGGCGAGGAGTTGTCGCGGGTCGATGATCTCTACAAGCGAAAACTCCTGCCGGTGACGCGTGTCCTTAGCCTGCAGCGCGACGAGACCCGCATAGAGGGCGAAGTCGGAACGTTGACGGCGCAAATCGGCAAACTGCGTGGCCAGATCGTTGAGACGCGACTTCAGATCATTGCCATCGATGACAACCGGTTTTCCGACGCGCAAAAGGAGCTGCGTGAGATCGAAGGTCGCATTGCTGAGTTGCAGGAGCGAAAAATTGCAGCCGTAGACCAACTGCGGCGTGTCGAGCTCAGAGCTCCGATCGACGGGACAGTTCACGAACTCGGAGTCCACACCATTGGTGGCGTGGTCAATCCTGCGGAACAGTTGATGCTGATCGTTCCGAGCAGCGATTCACTGTCGGTCGACGTTCGCATCCCGAGCACCGAAATCGACCGGCTGAAAATCGGTCGGCAAGCCACACTGCGCTTCACCGCATTCAACCAGCGCACTACGCCGGAGGTCAAGGGCGTCGTTACAAGGCTTTCTCCAGACGCTGTCCGGGAAAAAGAGTCGGGGCAATTCTACTACACTGCTCGCATTACACCCGACAATGACGACCTCGCGCGCCTCGCGGACCAGCGGCTGGTTCCGGGAATGCCGGTTGAAGCTTTCATAGAGACATCGCCAAGAACCGCATTGTCATATCTGACGAAGCCTCTCACAGATCAGTTCGAAC is from Bradyrhizobium sp. AZCC 2176 and encodes:
- a CDS encoding amidohydrolase family protein, whose product is MRIDAHQHLWTLARGDYGWLTPALAPIHRDFSLADLAPHLAAADIKGTILVQAAPTEAETMFLLDIAAKAQVVRGVVGWTDFDVADGAARIDALAAHKLLVGLRPMVQDIPDDDWLLRPALAPLLAAMARNGLVFDALVLPRHLPRLLRLVDDHPDMQFVLDHCAKPRLATGEIADWHRDIALLAERPNIVCKLSGLATEAAADWQIADLRKAVDHVVACFGPHRLLWGSDWPVVNLAGGYEKWFVAAEALLADLSPDEREAIFGANAARIYLSSRGRNVEAIDRLATFPRRWSNR
- a CDS encoding RbsD/FucU family protein — translated: MLISIDPILNADVLYALRAMGHGDDLVLCDTNFPADAVARQTVLGRLLRIDNVTAARAARAVLSVLPLDSFVEKPALRMEIVGQPDEIPPVQLEVQKEIDATQGRALSMGSVERFAFYERAKNAYCVIQTGERRFYGCFVFKKGVIAPDTT
- a CDS encoding type I secretion system permease/ATPase translates to MVRLQGDYPVIRSSDLAAAFRGFRGAVFAVSVISGIINMLALTGSIYMLQIYDRVLSSHSVPTLVSLSVLMFVLYAFYGAFDLLRNQASGRAAILFDRRIAGPVHAAVVNLPLKGASRSTAQQPMRDVDVIRGFLASGGPVAFLDLPWMPIYLAFVFLLHPWLGVMCLSGMLLLVLLTLLTERLSREEVQASARADAARKSIADANVRNAETLQAMGFAGRAIDRFEKVNESYLMLQTRASDVIAKLTAVSKFLRLGLQSAILGLGAYLALRGELTGGAIIAASITSSRALAPVEQAIAHWRGFLGARQSFDRLSKALVGLPAARRPLVLPPPVERLTLENATVCLPGVDRLVLFDVSFEMLGGQALAIIGPSAAGKSSLARAITGVWPLQRGSIRLDGAELGGWSLEELGRHIGYLPQDVTLFEGTIAENICRLEEEKDSVAIIAAARAAGVHEMILRLPDGYETNVGPDGSALSAGQRQRVALARALFRDPFLVVLDEPNSNLDAEGEHALSAAIEGVRRRGGIVLVVAHRPSALNAVDHVAMLNAGRLSAFGPRDEILKKVLLHPVRTAVSS
- a CDS encoding HlyD family type I secretion periplasmic adaptor subunit, which produces MTASVVALKKNLQPSSAGRLAVRAADIAEVRRPLMIGLALSIVIALALFGWGNVAALSGAVVANGMVVVEGSSKKVQHPQGGVVGEILVKDGSRVSAGDLLVRLDDTQARASLGIVTSQLTELRGRKARLAAERDNEHELEFPPDFTASAPEAERVASGERRLFQVRLASANGQKAQLDERIKQNEEQIKGLMQQSTAKTRERSLIGEELSRVDDLYKRKLLPVTRVLSLQRDETRIEGEVGTLTAQIGKLRGQIVETRLQIIAIDDNRFSDAQKELREIEGRIAELQERKIAAVDQLRRVELRAPIDGTVHELGVHTIGGVVNPAEQLMLIVPSSDSLSVDVRIPSTEIDRLKIGRQATLRFTAFNQRTTPEVKGVVTRLSPDAVREKESGQFYYTARITPDNDDLARLADQRLVPGMPVEAFIETSPRTALSYLTKPLTDQFERAFRER